One window from the genome of Streptomyces sp. WZ-12 encodes:
- a CDS encoding response regulator, whose translation MIDVLVVDDDFRVVEINAAYVSQVPGFRVVGRAHTAAQALATLERLRVDLVLLDHYLPDETGLTLVRRLHQLGHHTDVIMVTAARDVATVQAAMRYGALQYLVKPFGFAGLRAKLDAYAALRRTVAGVGGRGEAGQEQVDRIFAALRTPDSPHAELPKGHSAATVDLIRRTLDEAGLPLSAHEVAERAGVSRSTAQRYLKHLERTGHISLTLKYGDTGRPEHRYAWAS comes from the coding sequence ATGATCGATGTCCTTGTCGTGGACGACGACTTCCGCGTCGTGGAGATCAACGCCGCGTATGTGTCCCAGGTGCCGGGCTTCCGGGTCGTCGGCCGCGCGCACACCGCCGCCCAGGCCCTGGCCACGTTGGAGCGCCTCCGCGTCGACCTGGTGCTGCTCGACCACTACCTGCCGGACGAGACCGGCCTGACGCTGGTGCGACGGCTGCACCAACTGGGCCACCACACCGACGTGATCATGGTGACCGCGGCCCGGGACGTCGCCACGGTGCAGGCGGCGATGCGGTACGGCGCCCTCCAGTACCTGGTCAAACCCTTCGGATTCGCCGGGCTGCGGGCCAAGTTGGACGCCTATGCCGCGCTGCGCCGCACCGTGGCGGGCGTCGGCGGTCGGGGCGAGGCCGGGCAGGAGCAGGTGGACCGGATCTTCGCCGCGCTGCGCACCCCGGACTCCCCGCACGCCGAACTACCCAAGGGGCACTCGGCCGCGACCGTCGACCTGATCCGCCGCACCCTGGACGAGGCGGGGCTGCCGCTCTCCGCCCACGAGGTCGCCGAGCGCGCCGGCGTCAGCCGCTCCACCGCCCAGCGCTACCTCAAACACCTCGAACGCACCGGCCACATCAGCCTCACCCTGAAGTACGGCGACACCGGACGCCCGGAACACCGGTACGCCTGGGCCAGCTAG
- a CDS encoding amidase — MRKRSVITLFAALVAGSLCAGVPQPRARAADGPSPGAGSPVLPGVDLDTVTIPELQARMAAGSLTSSALTAAYLARIEAIDPKIHAVLRTDPTALRQAAASDARHRRGAPRGPLDGIPVLLKDNVDTRGLASTAGSLALAGSPPDRDAVLVTRLRDAGAVILGKTNLSEWANFRADKPTSGWSAVGGQTHNPYVLDRNPCGSSAGSAAALAASLAQVAIGSETDGSIVCPAGMNGVVGHKPSLGLVSQSGIVPISAEQDTAGPMARNVIDTALAFAVLSGREPAAVQGSSAHSDGLRGKRIGLWRLPELGPDVDAVMSRTADALRHAGAEVVEVMPPYQKRLAELEYPALLSEFHRDIDAYLPTRKGPQNLAELIAFNRSHPAEHTCFAGQELFEKALAAPSTSDPTYRAGRAELKALSRRSIDETMAAHHLDAIAAPTNPPAWTTDCARGDTDLIPSSTPAAVSGYPSLSVPAGTVHQLPVGLLLMAGNHQDERLLSLGAAVEHRLHAWRAPRYLPTLGPDGPR, encoded by the coding sequence ATGAGGAAGCGGAGCGTCATCACGTTGTTCGCCGCGCTGGTCGCGGGCTCGCTCTGTGCCGGCGTGCCGCAGCCGCGCGCCCGGGCCGCCGACGGCCCGTCGCCGGGCGCCGGTTCGCCCGTGTTGCCTGGCGTCGATCTGGACACGGTGACGATCCCGGAACTCCAGGCACGGATGGCCGCCGGCTCGCTGACGTCCTCGGCCCTGACCGCCGCCTACTTGGCGCGGATCGAGGCCATCGACCCCAAGATCCACGCGGTGTTGCGCACCGACCCGACGGCCCTGCGACAGGCCGCCGCCAGCGATGCCAGGCACCGCCGCGGTGCCCCGCGCGGCCCGCTCGACGGCATCCCCGTCTTGCTCAAGGACAACGTGGACACCAGGGGCCTGGCCTCGACCGCCGGCTCGCTGGCGCTGGCCGGCAGCCCGCCCGACCGGGACGCCGTCCTGGTGACCCGGCTGCGGGACGCGGGCGCGGTGATCCTCGGCAAGACCAATCTGTCGGAGTGGGCCAACTTCCGTGCGGACAAGCCCACTTCGGGCTGGTCTGCGGTGGGCGGGCAGACTCACAACCCCTATGTCCTGGACCGCAATCCGTGCGGTTCCTCCGCCGGTTCGGCCGCCGCGCTCGCCGCGTCGCTGGCGCAGGTGGCCATCGGCAGCGAGACGGACGGCTCCATCGTGTGTCCGGCCGGGATGAACGGCGTGGTCGGGCACAAGCCCAGTCTCGGCCTGGTGAGCCAGTCCGGGATCGTGCCGATCTCCGCCGAGCAGGACACCGCCGGCCCGATGGCGCGCAACGTGATCGACACCGCGCTCGCCTTCGCGGTGCTCAGCGGGCGTGAACCCGCCGCCGTCCAGGGCTCGTCGGCGCACTCCGACGGGTTGCGCGGCAAGCGGATCGGCCTGTGGCGACTGCCCGAGCTCGGGCCGGACGTGGACGCCGTGATGTCCCGGACCGCGGACGCGCTGCGGCACGCCGGCGCCGAGGTCGTCGAGGTGATGCCGCCCTACCAGAAGCGGTTGGCCGAGCTCGAATACCCGGCGCTGCTCAGCGAGTTCCACCGGGACATCGACGCCTACCTCCCCACCCGCAAGGGGCCGCAGAACCTCGCCGAGCTGATCGCGTTCAACCGCAGCCACCCGGCGGAGCACACCTGCTTCGCCGGCCAGGAACTCTTCGAGAAGGCGCTGGCCGCGCCGTCCACCAGCGACCCCACGTACCGCGCCGGCCGCGCCGAGTTGAAGGCGTTGTCCCGGCGCTCCATCGACGAGACCATGGCCGCGCACCACCTGGACGCCATCGCCGCGCCGACCAACCCGCCCGCCTGGACGACGGACTGCGCACGGGGCGACACCGACCTCATCCCGTCCTCGACCCCGGCGGCCGTGTCCGGCTACCCGTCGCTGTCGGTGCCCGCCGGAACGGTGCACCAACTCCCCGTCGGCCTGCTGCTGATGGCCGGCAACCACCAGGACGAGCGCCTGCTGTCGCTGGGCGCCGCGGTGGAACACCGGCTGCACGCCTGGCGAGCCCCGCGCTACCTGCCGACGCTGGGGCCCGACGGCCCCCGTTGA
- a CDS encoding LysR substrate-binding domain-containing protein translates to MEIRQLRYFLTVAEELHFGRAAERLHIVQSAVSQQLRRLERELGTELFTRSTRVVRLTAAGERLLPYAREMLALQARAREALDELRAEQAATVRLGTSSGLGAWLDAVLAAFTRTAGHAQLELVTGSTEERLAWVRTGELDATLLRGERADPGLEFLPLWQDGLMAALPARHELAARDTVELADLAALPLRLSPRARNPALHDLVLRSCRAAGYEPVRGPEFTNAQDTLAAVGYGKPSWTVFYAAHAEQLPVPGVVFRPLTGPAPVMRSYLAVRGGPPRAGLRALIEACYAAVEGAGDAVTGAG, encoded by the coding sequence ATGGAGATCCGACAGCTTCGCTACTTCCTGACGGTGGCGGAGGAGCTGCACTTCGGCCGCGCCGCCGAGCGGCTGCACATCGTGCAGTCCGCGGTCAGCCAGCAGCTCCGCCGGCTCGAACGCGAGCTGGGAACCGAGCTGTTCACCCGCTCCACCCGCGTCGTCCGGCTCACCGCGGCCGGCGAGCGGCTGCTGCCCTACGCCCGGGAGATGCTCGCCCTCCAGGCCCGGGCCCGGGAGGCGCTCGACGAACTGCGCGCCGAACAGGCCGCGACGGTGCGGCTCGGCACCAGCTCCGGGCTGGGCGCCTGGCTCGATGCGGTGCTCGCCGCGTTCACCCGGACCGCCGGCCACGCCCAGCTCGAACTCGTCACCGGCAGCACCGAGGAGCGCCTGGCATGGGTGCGGACCGGTGAGCTGGACGCCACCCTGCTGCGCGGTGAACGCGCCGACCCCGGGCTGGAGTTCCTGCCGCTGTGGCAGGACGGGCTGATGGCGGCGCTGCCGGCCCGCCACGAGCTCGCCGCGCGGGACACCGTCGAGCTGGCCGACCTCGCCGCCCTCCCGCTGCGGCTCTCCCCGCGCGCCCGCAATCCCGCCCTGCACGACCTGGTCCTGCGCTCCTGCCGGGCGGCCGGCTACGAGCCCGTCCGGGGGCCGGAGTTCACCAACGCCCAGGACACCCTGGCCGCCGTCGGCTACGGCAAACCGTCCTGGACGGTCTTCTACGCCGCGCACGCCGAGCAACTCCCCGTGCCCGGCGTGGTGTTCCGCCCGCTGACCGGGCCCGCGCCGGTCATGCGGAGCTACCTCGCGGTGCGCGGCGGCCCGCCCCGCGCCGGGCTGCGCGCCCTGATCGAGGCGTGCTACGCGGCCGTCGAGGGCGCCGGCGACGCGGTCACCGGCGCCGGCTAG
- a CDS encoding sensor histidine kinase, producing the protein MRIHWPRRVFAQVLTAQLAITTGVTVLATGLFLAPLGHALDDQAMRQALAIAETTAADPELARDVAATAPAPRGPVQSAAERIRRATGALYIVVMDTRGVRWSHTNAAEIGRHVSTDPSRTLAGHAVRQIDTGTLGRSARAKVPLRDATGQIVGAVSVGIAYDSVHGVLLRAIPGLLRYAGAALAAGVLAAVVVARSLRRRTHGVATADISALLDEREAMLHGIREGVVAFDRRGRIRLVNDEAGRLLGLDASAAGRALDEVLPPGRTTDVLAGRVAGGDLLAISGGRVLVANRVPTRDGGAVVTLRDRTELELLGRELDSTQGLLDALRAQDHEHANQLHTVRGLLELGRYDMAVEFVAEVASAHRASAEQIAERVHDPLLSALLVGKAAIAAERGVALRVSPATLLPDAVVDPRDLVTVLGNLIDNALDATAERRRAEPFVEVELRAEGTTAVVRVSDTGPGVPPERREQVFAEGWSTKSATVASRGRGIGLALVRRLSERYGGMARVTARAGGGAVFTVVLPEALAPAPVARAPHPLPDPHPQKAALPAAASRQLTATGESP; encoded by the coding sequence ATGCGGATCCACTGGCCCCGTCGCGTCTTCGCGCAGGTCCTGACCGCACAACTGGCCATCACCACCGGGGTGACGGTGCTGGCCACCGGGCTGTTCCTGGCCCCGCTCGGGCACGCCCTGGACGACCAGGCGATGCGCCAGGCGCTGGCGATCGCCGAGACCACCGCCGCCGACCCGGAGCTGGCCCGCGACGTGGCGGCCACCGCGCCGGCGCCGCGCGGTCCGGTGCAGTCCGCCGCGGAGCGGATTCGCCGGGCGACCGGGGCGCTCTACATCGTCGTCATGGACACCCGCGGCGTCCGCTGGTCACACACCAACGCCGCGGAGATCGGCCGCCACGTCTCCACCGACCCCAGCCGGACCCTGGCCGGCCACGCGGTCCGCCAGATCGACACCGGCACGCTGGGTCGCTCGGCCCGGGCGAAGGTGCCGCTGCGCGACGCCACCGGGCAGATCGTCGGCGCGGTCTCGGTCGGCATCGCCTACGACAGCGTGCACGGCGTGCTGTTGCGCGCCATCCCGGGACTGTTGCGGTACGCGGGCGCGGCGCTGGCGGCCGGCGTGCTGGCCGCCGTGGTGGTCGCCCGGAGCCTGCGCCGCCGTACGCACGGGGTCGCCACCGCGGACATCTCGGCGCTGCTGGACGAGCGGGAGGCGATGCTGCACGGCATCCGGGAGGGGGTGGTGGCCTTCGACCGGCGGGGCCGGATCCGGCTGGTCAACGACGAGGCGGGGCGGCTGCTCGGGCTGGACGCGAGCGCCGCGGGGCGCGCCCTGGACGAGGTGCTGCCGCCGGGCCGGACCACCGACGTGCTGGCGGGCCGGGTGGCAGGCGGCGACCTGTTGGCGATCAGCGGCGGCCGGGTGCTGGTCGCCAACCGCGTACCGACCCGGGACGGCGGCGCCGTGGTGACCCTGCGGGACCGTACCGAACTGGAGCTGCTGGGCCGGGAGTTGGACAGCACCCAGGGCCTGTTGGACGCGCTGCGCGCCCAGGACCACGAGCACGCCAACCAGTTGCACACGGTGCGCGGGCTGCTCGAACTGGGCCGGTACGACATGGCGGTGGAGTTCGTCGCCGAGGTGGCCAGCGCCCACCGGGCGTCCGCGGAACAGATCGCCGAGCGGGTGCACGATCCGCTGCTGTCCGCGCTGTTGGTCGGCAAGGCGGCGATCGCCGCCGAGCGCGGGGTCGCCCTGCGGGTGTCGCCGGCCACGCTGCTGCCGGACGCCGTGGTGGACCCGCGCGACCTGGTCACCGTCCTGGGCAACCTCATCGACAACGCGCTGGACGCCACCGCCGAGCGCCGCCGCGCCGAACCGTTCGTCGAGGTGGAGCTGCGCGCCGAGGGGACCACCGCGGTCGTCCGGGTCAGCGACACCGGGCCCGGCGTGCCGCCGGAGCGGCGCGAACAGGTCTTCGCCGAGGGCTGGTCCACCAAGAGCGCCACCGTCGCCTCCCGGGGCCGGGGCATCGGGCTCGCGCTGGTGCGCCGGCTGTCCGAGCGGTACGGCGGGATGGCCCGGGTCACCGCCCGGGCCGGCGGCGGCGCGGTCTTCACCGTCGTACTGCCCGAGGCGCTGGCGCCCGCCCCCGTGGCGCGCGCCCCGCACCCGCTTCCCGACCCCCACCCCCAGAAGGCGGCGCTACCCGCCGCAGCCTCTCGTCAGCTCACGGCCACAGGAGAGTCACCATGA
- a CDS encoding adenosine deaminase family protein, with product MHRRRVLRTGLAALSTLSIVSAVPAAAQPANPPASPSPSVRPLNPAEARTAAYLESIRSDPARLRGFFRQLPKGGDLHNHLSGAIPTEYLITLAAEDKLCIDTKTMTAVPGPCGAGKRPAADATTDRTFHDALLRAWSMQDFPAGGSGHDHFFDTFGKFGEVTWRHRGKLLSKVADGIAAQNQFYVETLVTPASEEAKKVADQVGWHPDFARMHRELAADGKLDRLVATARKEADDADAEFRATSHCGTAHAAPGCQLTVRWNSQVSRGSSPERVFTQMEVGLRLAERDPRFTAVNLVQPEDGERALSDYRLQMRMLDYLHKVYPKAHITLHAGELAPGLVKPEDLKFHINEAVNVAHAERIGHGVDLVHEDDWRQLARTMAAREVAVEVPFTSNAQILGVKGAEHPFTTYRAYGVPIVLATDDPGVSRIDISHEYQYAATTYQLGYGELKDLARASLQYSFLPGRSLWQGNPTRHGYHPVDTCRGQVPGNGTPGAACRRLLADSPKAAVEWRQEAAFASFERQFGHR from the coding sequence ATGCACCGTCGCCGGGTCCTCCGGACCGGTCTGGCCGCCCTCAGCACCCTGTCGATAGTGTCCGCCGTGCCGGCTGCCGCCCAGCCTGCCAACCCCCCTGCCTCCCCGTCGCCTTCGGTCCGCCCGCTGAACCCGGCCGAGGCGCGCACCGCCGCCTACCTGGAGTCCATCCGCTCCGACCCGGCGCGACTGCGCGGCTTCTTCCGGCAGCTCCCCAAGGGCGGTGATCTGCACAACCACCTCTCCGGCGCAATACCCACCGAGTACCTGATCACGTTGGCCGCCGAGGACAAGCTGTGCATCGACACCAAGACGATGACGGCGGTACCGGGGCCGTGCGGCGCGGGCAAGCGGCCGGCGGCGGACGCCACGACCGACCGGACCTTCCACGACGCGCTGCTGCGGGCCTGGTCGATGCAGGACTTCCCGGCCGGCGGGTCGGGGCACGACCACTTCTTCGACACGTTCGGCAAGTTCGGTGAGGTGACCTGGCGGCACCGCGGCAAGCTGCTGTCGAAGGTCGCCGACGGCATCGCCGCGCAGAACCAGTTCTACGTGGAGACCCTGGTCACCCCCGCCTCCGAGGAGGCCAAGAAGGTTGCCGACCAGGTGGGTTGGCACCCCGACTTCGCCCGCATGCACCGGGAGCTGGCCGCCGACGGCAAGCTGGACCGACTGGTCGCCACGGCCCGCAAGGAGGCCGACGACGCGGACGCAGAGTTCCGCGCCACCTCCCACTGCGGCACCGCGCACGCCGCCCCCGGCTGCCAACTGACCGTCCGCTGGAACTCCCAGGTCTCCCGGGGCAGCAGCCCCGAGCGGGTCTTCACACAGATGGAGGTCGGGCTGCGGCTGGCCGAACGGGACCCGCGGTTCACCGCCGTCAACCTCGTCCAGCCCGAGGACGGCGAGCGCGCGCTGAGCGACTACCGCCTCCAGATGCGGATGCTGGACTATCTGCACAAGGTCTACCCGAAGGCCCACATCACCCTGCACGCGGGCGAGTTGGCGCCGGGCCTGGTCAAGCCGGAGGACCTGAAGTTCCACATCAACGAGGCGGTCAACGTCGCCCACGCCGAGCGCATCGGCCACGGCGTCGACCTCGTCCACGAGGACGACTGGCGGCAGTTGGCGCGCACCATGGCCGCCCGTGAGGTGGCCGTCGAGGTGCCCTTCACCAGCAACGCCCAGATCCTCGGCGTGAAGGGCGCGGAGCACCCCTTCACCACCTACCGCGCGTACGGCGTGCCGATCGTGCTGGCCACCGACGACCCCGGCGTCTCCCGGATCGACATCAGCCACGAGTACCAGTACGCCGCCACGACGTACCAACTCGGTTACGGCGAGCTGAAGGACCTGGCCCGCGCCTCCCTCCAGTACTCCTTCCTCCCCGGCCGCAGCCTGTGGCAGGGCAACCCGACCCGGCACGGCTACCACCCCGTCGACACCTGCCGCGGACAGGTCCCCGGCAACGGGACCCCCGGTGCGGCCTGCCGGCGGCTGCTCGCGGACAGCCCCAAGGCGGCCGTCGAGTGGCGGCAGGAGGCCGCCTTCGCCTCCTTCGAGCGGCAGTTCGGCCACCGCTGA
- a CDS encoding MerR family transcriptional regulator has translation MTWSIAEVARMSGVTSRTLRHYDEIGLLPPAGIGSNGHRYYAEADLLRLQQILLMRELGVGLREIREVLDSQRDQVAVLREHHRRLLGERSRLETLARTVARTIADLEKDEGNEDMTVQINRPENLFEGFEPSRYEAEVEAEVRERWPAAWEQSRQAVAGMTAEDTERWQREVTAQLIRMAEFMVAGAPADDPAVQTEVAAHYQGVCRFWTPNKAAYEGLAQRYVDDPQMRGNFEKIAEGLAAYLSAAMIVYAGARLS, from the coding sequence GGAGGTGGCCCGGATGTCCGGGGTGACGTCCCGGACGCTGCGGCACTACGACGAGATCGGCCTGTTGCCGCCCGCGGGGATCGGCAGCAACGGACACCGGTACTACGCGGAGGCGGATCTGCTGCGGTTGCAACAGATCCTGCTGATGCGGGAGTTGGGCGTGGGACTGCGGGAGATCCGCGAGGTCCTGGACAGCCAGCGGGACCAGGTGGCCGTGCTGCGCGAGCACCACCGGCGGTTGCTGGGGGAGCGGAGCCGGCTGGAGACGCTGGCCCGGACGGTCGCCCGCACCATCGCCGACTTGGAGAAGGACGAGGGGAACGAGGACATGACGGTCCAGATCAACCGGCCGGAGAACCTCTTCGAGGGGTTCGAGCCGTCCCGTTACGAGGCCGAGGTCGAGGCGGAGGTCCGCGAGCGGTGGCCGGCGGCCTGGGAACAGTCCCGGCAGGCCGTCGCGGGCATGACCGCGGAGGACACCGAGCGCTGGCAGCGCGAGGTGACGGCGCAACTGATCCGCATGGCGGAGTTCATGGTGGCCGGTGCTCCGGCGGACGACCCCGCCGTGCAGACCGAGGTGGCGGCCCACTACCAGGGTGTGTGCCGCTTCTGGACGCCCAACAAGGCCGCCTACGAGGGCCTGGCGCAGCGGTACGTCGATGACCCGCAGATGCGGGGCAACTTCGAGAAGATCGCCGAGGGGCTGGCCGCGTACCTGAGCGCGGCGATGATCGTCTACGCCGGCGCCCGGCTGAGCTGA
- a CDS encoding GNAT family N-acetyltransferase → MHPLKINESDHETVVLDAHALAADPERAAEFPGSAHRILAGLVADGAPLGWVDPPGPAEVAELVDRVLTAAAAGDGALRAAYAGRTLIGLGYWLRYARPTHRPHADLEKLAVAGTAHRRGIGRTLAGALIADARAAGIEVLTLDARADNAHALRLYRSLGFWEYGRLPGFVAIGERRWDKVFYLLDFRAKTGGASEATGASGPA, encoded by the coding sequence ATGCACCCCCTCAAGATCAACGAGTCCGACCACGAGACCGTCGTCCTGGATGCCCACGCGCTGGCCGCCGACCCCGAACGGGCCGCGGAGTTCCCCGGTTCCGCGCACCGGATCCTCGCCGGCCTGGTCGCCGACGGCGCGCCGCTCGGCTGGGTCGATCCGCCCGGGCCCGCGGAGGTCGCCGAGCTGGTCGACCGGGTGCTGACCGCCGCCGCGGCCGGCGACGGGGCGCTGCGCGCCGCCTACGCCGGCCGCACCCTGATCGGCCTGGGCTACTGGCTGCGCTACGCCCGCCCCACCCACCGCCCGCACGCCGACCTGGAGAAGCTGGCGGTGGCCGGCACCGCGCACCGCCGCGGCATCGGTCGGACGCTGGCCGGCGCGCTGATCGCCGACGCCCGGGCCGCCGGCATCGAGGTGCTCACCCTGGACGCCCGGGCCGACAACGCCCACGCGCTGCGCCTGTACCGGTCGTTGGGCTTTTGGGAATACGGCCGCCTCCCCGGTTTCGTGGCCATCGGGGAACGCCGTTGGGACAAGGTCTTCTACCTGCTGGACTTCCGCGCGAAGACGGGTGGGGCGTCGGAGGCGACGGGGGCGTCCGGGCCGGCGTAG
- a CDS encoding pyridoxal phosphate-dependent decarboxylase family protein, with product MHPQLAADLAALPDLLETTRQHAAAFLDGLDQAPVVPARPAPEPAPLPEHASGLRDALGDFTARWEPGLSASAGPRYLGFVTGGATPAALAGDWLTAAADQNSMSSLDATGQHLERETVGWLRALFGLSDAHHGALVSGATQSNTVGLAIAREWLGERRGVSPAEDGVAALGPVRVLSGAAHSSIAKGLSVLGLGRAALVTVPTLPDREAVDPAALERALQEADGPCVIVANAGTVNTVDFDDLRALAELRDRYGCWLHLDAAFGAFAALSPRHAHLADGLDLADSLCIDLHKWLNVPYDSAVQFTRRPDLQARVFQNAAAYLGPLGDTPDLVHLTPENSRRLRALPAWFTLRAYGREGHREIVERCVEGARTLGATVAALDGLRLLSPVHLNVVCFTLATRPTADRLAALADALATEVFLTPTVHAGLPALRAAFSNWRTAPEDVRRVGAALAAAVRQLPLD from the coding sequence GTGCACCCCCAGCTCGCCGCGGATCTCGCCGCGCTGCCCGACCTGTTGGAGACCACCCGGCAGCACGCCGCGGCCTTCCTCGACGGCCTCGACCAAGCCCCCGTCGTCCCCGCGCGCCCCGCCCCCGAACCGGCCCCGCTCCCCGAACACGCCAGCGGACTCCGGGACGCGCTGGGGGACTTCACCGCACGCTGGGAGCCCGGCCTCTCGGCCAGCGCCGGCCCCCGCTACCTCGGCTTCGTCACCGGCGGGGCGACCCCGGCGGCCCTGGCCGGCGACTGGCTGACCGCGGCCGCTGACCAGAACTCCATGTCGTCCCTGGACGCCACCGGGCAGCACCTGGAACGGGAGACGGTCGGCTGGCTGCGCGCGCTCTTCGGACTCTCCGACGCCCACCACGGCGCGCTGGTCAGCGGCGCCACCCAGTCCAACACCGTCGGACTGGCCATCGCCCGGGAATGGCTCGGCGAGCGGCGCGGCGTCTCGCCGGCCGAGGACGGGGTGGCCGCCCTCGGGCCGGTGCGGGTGCTGTCCGGCGCCGCGCACTCCAGCATCGCCAAGGGGCTGTCGGTGCTCGGCCTCGGCCGCGCCGCGCTGGTCACCGTGCCCACCCTCCCCGACCGGGAGGCGGTCGACCCGGCCGCGCTGGAACGCGCCCTCCAGGAGGCCGACGGCCCCTGCGTCATCGTCGCCAACGCCGGCACCGTCAACACCGTCGACTTCGACGACCTCCGCGCCCTGGCCGAACTCCGCGACCGCTACGGCTGCTGGCTGCACCTCGACGCCGCGTTCGGCGCCTTCGCCGCGCTCTCCCCGCGCCACGCGCACCTCGCCGACGGCCTGGACCTGGCCGACTCGCTCTGCATCGACCTGCACAAGTGGCTCAACGTCCCCTACGACAGCGCGGTCCAGTTCACCCGCCGCCCGGACCTCCAGGCCCGGGTCTTCCAGAACGCCGCCGCCTATCTGGGCCCGCTCGGCGACACCCCCGACCTCGTCCACCTCACCCCGGAGAACTCCCGCCGACTGCGCGCCCTGCCCGCCTGGTTCACGCTGCGCGCCTACGGGCGCGAGGGTCACCGCGAGATCGTGGAGCGCTGCGTCGAGGGCGCCCGCACCCTGGGCGCGACGGTCGCCGCCCTCGACGGGCTGCGGCTGCTCTCCCCCGTCCACCTCAACGTCGTCTGCTTCACCCTCGCCACCCGCCCCACCGCCGACCGCCTCGCCGCCCTCGCCGACGCGCTGGCCACCGAGGTCTTCCTCACCCCGACCGTGCACGCCGGACTGCCCGCGCTCCGGGCCGCGTTCAGCAACTGGCGGACCGCCCCCGAGGACGTCCGCCGGGTCGGCGCCGCCCTGGCCGCCGCGGTCCGCCAACTCCCCCTGGACTGA
- a CDS encoding alpha/beta fold hydrolase: MPNLDVNDTTYHYEDEGTGPALLFLHGWGTSGRTWGAQQAGFARDHRVVTVDWRGCGRSARPVRGNTTAGVASDLAALIGALRLDRPVVVGSSIGGSFATELGLRRPELIGGVVSVDGPAYWPSTGMPIAELRDDLRRDRAGTVANWVPGWYAPGTSPALIDWTVRQILDSGVHIDQHFAEAGGYDPRPVLPGLRVPIHYIHGELDTEIPLEVPRTCAARTPGAEVDVIAGSGHMPHQERPEAFNAALRTALARMAPADRTTA, translated from the coding sequence ATGCCCAACCTGGACGTCAACGACACCACCTACCACTACGAGGACGAGGGGACCGGCCCGGCGCTGCTGTTCCTGCACGGCTGGGGCACCAGCGGCCGCACCTGGGGCGCACAGCAGGCCGGGTTCGCCCGGGACCACCGGGTCGTCACCGTCGACTGGCGGGGCTGCGGACGCTCCGCCCGACCCGTCCGCGGCAACACCACCGCCGGCGTGGCCAGCGACCTGGCGGCGCTGATCGGCGCGCTGCGGCTGGACCGGCCGGTGGTCGTCGGCTCGTCGATCGGCGGGTCCTTCGCCACCGAACTGGGGCTACGACGGCCGGAGTTGATCGGCGGGGTGGTCTCGGTGGACGGGCCGGCGTACTGGCCGTCCACGGGGATGCCGATAGCGGAGCTGCGGGACGATCTGCGCCGCGACCGGGCCGGCACGGTCGCCAACTGGGTGCCGGGGTGGTACGCGCCGGGCACCTCCCCCGCCCTCATCGACTGGACGGTCCGGCAGATCCTCGACTCCGGCGTCCACATCGACCAGCACTTCGCCGAGGCCGGCGGCTACGACCCGCGGCCGGTCCTGCCCGGCCTCCGGGTGCCGATCCACTACATCCACGGCGAGTTGGACACCGAGATCCCGCTGGAGGTCCCCCGCACCTGCGCCGCCCGCACCCCCGGCGCCGAGGTCGACGTCATCGCCGGCTCCGGGCACATGCCGCACCAGGAGCGCCCCGAAGCCTTCAACGCCGCGCTGCGCACCGCCCTCGCCCGCATGGCCCCGGCCGACCGCACCACCGCCTGA